A window of Trichomycterus rosablanca isolate fTriRos1 chromosome 5, fTriRos1.hap1, whole genome shotgun sequence contains these coding sequences:
- the psmb1 gene encoding proteasome subunit beta type-1: protein MFSTQFYGENGKMKEYHYTGPVEHKFSPYAFNGGTVLAVAGEDFAIVASDTRLSEGYSIHCRDSPKCYKLTNNTVIGCSGFHGDCLTLTKIIDARLKMYKHANNKSMTSGAIAAMLSTILYSKRFFPYYVYNIIGGLDEEGKGAVYSFDPVGSYQRDAYKAGGSASAMLQPLLDNQIGFKNMENVEHLPLNLEKALQLVKDVFISAAERDVYTGDGLKICIVTKEGIKEETLPLRKD from the exons ATGTTTTCTACACAGTTTTACGGGGAAAATGGAAAGATGAAGGAGTATCACTATACAGGACCTGTGGAGCATAAATTCTCTCCTTATGCTTTTAATGGAGG AACTGTGCTGGCGGTTGCTGGTGAGGACTTTGCAATTGTAGCTTCAGATACACGTTTAAGTGAGGGCTATTCAATTCACTGCCGAGACTCACCCAAATGCTACAAACT GACAAACAACACAGTGATTGGATGCAGTGGATTCCATGGAGACTGTTTGACCCTGACCAAAATCATTGATGCAAGGCTCAAG ATGTACAAGCATGCAAACAACAAGTCCATGACGAGTGGAGCTATTGCAGCCATGCTGTCAACAATTCTGTACAGCAAGCGGTTTTTCCCATATTATGTTTACAACATAATTGGCGGCCTTGATGAGGAAG GGAAAGGTGCAGTCTACAGCTTTGATCCAGTTGGATCGTACCAGAGGGACGCTTACAAAGCTGGTGGATCAGCAAGCGCAATGCTGCAGCCACTGCTTGATAACCAG ATTGGATTTAAGAACATGGAGAACGTTGAGCACTTGCCACTAAATCTGGAAAAGGCTCTGCAGCTGGTTAAAGACGTCTTCATATCAGCTGCGGAGAGAGACGTGTACACCGGAGATGGACTTAAGATCTGCATTGTTACCAAGGAAGGAATCAAAGAGGAAACACTTCCACTCAGGAAAGACTAA